The proteins below are encoded in one region of Limnochorda pilosa:
- a CDS encoding CPBP family intramembrane glutamic endopeptidase, which translates to MLPDTGPGRARVALFVVLYLATVTAATFAGEELAMGLWPRLAGLMGVEPWPGTTMPEGMGGLVGGNPGLFVLRGLVTLGLVLAVTALFQWGLWRGRRRLAHLGLAGHRAGWELGKGFLIGAAAMLLVYLLLLAAGWATRLQPAAPSRAASGGTLLGLTLGLTFLAAQEELVARGFLLQSLAHAWGFPAATGVQAAAFALLHLANPHAGLASTAGIFAAGLFLAAGYARTGRLWLPTGAHTAWNLTEGVVLGFPLSGLATPSLLQARLTGPAAATGGAFGPEAGWIASAVLVVFTFWLGWEAWLGRDPTRPRGPGGDL; encoded by the coding sequence ATGCTTCCTGATACGGGTCCCGGTCGCGCCCGGGTCGCGCTCTTCGTTGTCCTCTACTTGGCGACCGTCACCGCGGCCACCTTCGCCGGCGAGGAGCTGGCCATGGGGCTCTGGCCCCGCCTGGCGGGCCTCATGGGGGTCGAGCCGTGGCCGGGCACCACCATGCCCGAGGGCATGGGTGGCCTTGTCGGTGGGAACCCAGGTCTCTTCGTGCTGCGGGGGCTCGTGACCCTGGGGCTGGTGCTGGCGGTGACGGCCCTCTTCCAGTGGGGGCTCTGGCGGGGCCGGCGGCGCCTGGCCCACCTGGGGCTGGCCGGGCACAGGGCCGGGTGGGAGCTGGGAAAGGGCTTTCTCATCGGCGCCGCGGCCATGCTCCTGGTCTACCTGCTGCTCCTGGCGGCCGGCTGGGCCACCAGGCTGCAGCCGGCAGCGCCTTCCCGTGCCGCCAGCGGTGGCACCCTCCTTGGCCTCACGCTGGGCCTCACCTTCCTGGCCGCGCAGGAGGAGCTGGTGGCCCGTGGCTTCCTGCTGCAGAGCCTGGCCCACGCCTGGGGCTTCCCCGCAGCCACGGGGGTTCAGGCCGCCGCCTTCGCGCTCCTCCACCTGGCCAACCCGCACGCAGGGCTGGCCTCCACGGCAGGAATCTTCGCGGCCGGGCTCTTCCTGGCGGCCGGATACGCCCGCACAGGCCGGCTCTGGCTGCCCACGGGCGCCCACACGGCCTGGAACCTGACGGAGGGGGTCGTTCTGGGCTTCCCCCTGAGCGGGCTCGCCACCCCCAGCCTCCTTCAGGCCCGGCTCACAGGGCCGGCGGCGGCCACTGGCGGCGCCTTCGGCCCCGAGGCGGGATGGATCGCCTCGGCTGTGCTCGTGGTCTTTACCTTCTGGCTGGGGTGGGAGGCCTGGCTCGGCCGGGATCCTACCCGCCCCCGAGGGCCCGGCGGCGACTTATGA
- the aroQ gene encoding type II 3-dehydroquinate dehydratase yields MNERILVVNGPNLSRLGRREPDLYGRESLEDVQRRLERRAQALNCQVTFVQSNHEGALIDAIQAAEETHEGIILNPGAYGHTSIALRDCLAGSPLPAVEVHLTNIHAREPFRHRLLTAPVCLGVVAGLGPLGYELALEALVAHVRSRHAS; encoded by the coding sequence ATGAACGAGCGGATCCTGGTGGTGAACGGACCCAACCTGAGCCGCCTGGGCCGGAGGGAACCGGACCTCTACGGCCGGGAAAGCCTGGAGGACGTGCAGCGCCGCCTGGAACGGCGGGCCCAGGCCCTGAATTGCCAGGTGACCTTCGTCCAATCCAACCACGAGGGCGCCCTGATCGATGCGATTCAGGCCGCCGAGGAGACCCACGAAGGCATCATCCTCAACCCGGGCGCCTACGGCCACACCAGCATCGCCCTGCGCGACTGCCTGGCCGGCTCACCCCTGCCCGCGGTGGAGGTGCACCTCACCAACATCCACGCACGGGAGCCCTTCCGGCACCGGCTCCTCACCGCGCCCGTCTGCCTGGGGGTGGTGGCGGGCCTGGGACCCCTGGGCTACGAGCTGGCCCTGGAGGCGCTGGTGGCCCACGTGAGGAGCCGCCATGCTTCCTGA
- a CDS encoding GNAT family N-acetyltransferase encodes MAGVGGQPAAEAPTRAEAAPGAAAGELHVELLEEEAFPTLGAWAEAVARVTRRAFARPAGWAEGLEGPGGATETVAQVLADRERSARIWVARTPAGDVAGTVRGVPQPDGSWELKRLGVVPEHRRGGVAGLLVRTVEAAARAAGAPTVRLHCVVERLLPEVYAHLGYRVVKRWAHAEKALTVVAMERDLTPPAVPYPGPWEAEAALPARGVYVLWLWLPRRIHLPVPAPGGSALEPGLYAYVGSAQRALPARLERHVAGGSVRHWHVDHLRAQALVVGADVWSEAPRETECRLAERLARTPGAGRRIPRFGSGDCGCAGHLVGLGGRPEDVTPYLAPRRLQPELLAVFRPLRRPWAEGRHET; translated from the coding sequence ATGGCGGGGGTCGGCGGCCAGCCGGCGGCGGAGGCGCCCACGAGGGCGGAGGCGGCGCCGGGGGCTGCCGCAGGTGAGCTTCACGTGGAGCTGTTGGAGGAAGAGGCTTTCCCCACCCTGGGGGCGTGGGCGGAGGCGGTGGCCCGGGTGACGCGCCGGGCCTTCGCTCGGCCGGCGGGCTGGGCTGAGGGCCTGGAGGGACCCGGCGGCGCCACGGAGACGGTCGCGCAGGTCCTGGCGGACCGCGAGCGGAGCGCCCGCATCTGGGTCGCCCGCACACCCGCCGGAGACGTGGCCGGCACGGTGCGGGGGGTGCCTCAACCGGACGGGAGCTGGGAGCTGAAGCGGCTGGGCGTGGTGCCCGAGCACCGCCGCGGCGGTGTGGCCGGGCTCTTGGTGCGCACCGTCGAGGCCGCGGCCCGGGCGGCGGGAGCCCCGACCGTGCGGCTGCACTGTGTGGTGGAGCGGCTCCTCCCGGAAGTGTACGCCCACCTGGGCTACCGGGTGGTGAAGCGCTGGGCCCACGCCGAGAAGGCCCTGACCGTGGTGGCCATGGAGCGGGACCTGACCCCACCGGCCGTCCCGTACCCTGGCCCCTGGGAGGCCGAGGCGGCCCTTCCGGCCCGGGGTGTCTACGTGCTCTGGCTCTGGCTGCCCCGGCGGATCCACCTGCCTGTACCGGCCCCCGGCGGGAGCGCCCTGGAACCGGGCCTCTACGCCTATGTGGGCTCGGCCCAGCGGGCCCTGCCGGCGAGGCTCGAACGCCACGTGGCCGGCGGCAGCGTCCGCCACTGGCACGTGGACCACCTGCGGGCCCAGGCTCTGGTGGTAGGGGCCGACGTCTGGTCCGAGGCGCCCCGGGAGACGGAGTGCCGCCTCGCAGAGCGGCTGGCCCGGACGCCCGGGGCCGGCAGGCGTATCCCCCGGTTCGGATCGGGCGACTGCGGGTGCGCCGGCCACCTCGTCGGTCTCGGCGGCCGCCCCGAGGACGTGACACCCTACCTGGCACCCCGGCGGCTGCAGCCGGAGCTTCTGGCCGTTTTCCGTCCCTTGCGCCGGCCGTGGGCCGAAGGGAGGCACGAGACATGA